The following are encoded together in the Flavobacterium sp. TR2 genome:
- a CDS encoding nicotinate phosphoribosyltransferase: protein MNPLLLTDGYKVDHRRQYPDGTTLVYSNWTPRKSRIEGLDEVVFFGLQYFIKKYIIHDFEEYFFKKSKEEVVAKYARRINNYLGENQVGTKHIEDLYDLGYIPMVFKALPEGASVPLRVPMFTMYNTIPEFFWLTNYFETLLSAVIWLPCNSATIAKEYRKVLDKYADLTSSVPEFVDWQAHDFSMRGMGGIEAALTSASGHLLSFTGSDTIPAIDFLEEYYKANSDQELVAGSVAATEHSVMCMGTTEGEYETFKRLITEVYPKGIVSIVSDTWDLWKVLTDYLPRLREDIVSREGKVVIRPDSGDPVDIICGNPNGKTEQEKKGVIELLWDVFGGTTNAKGFKELVPQIGAIYGDSITVARATQICERLKEKGFASTNVVLGIGSFTYQYNTRDTFGFAMKATYGEVNGEGRAIFKDPITDDGTKKSAKGLMKIELIDGKYHLSDNVSWEEEKQGELKEVFRDGKLLVDQSLSEIRTRVKSEVSIEA, encoded by the coding sequence ATGAACCCACTATTATTAACCGACGGTTACAAAGTTGACCACAGAAGACAATACCCAGACGGAACAACCTTAGTATATTCTAACTGGACGCCTCGTAAATCAAGAATTGAAGGATTGGATGAGGTTGTATTTTTCGGATTGCAATATTTCATCAAAAAATATATTATTCACGACTTTGAAGAGTATTTCTTTAAAAAATCAAAAGAAGAAGTTGTAGCAAAATACGCTCGAAGAATCAATAATTATTTGGGAGAAAATCAAGTCGGAACGAAACACATCGAAGATTTGTACGATTTGGGTTATATTCCGATGGTCTTTAAAGCATTGCCAGAAGGAGCAAGCGTGCCGTTGAGAGTTCCAATGTTTACGATGTACAATACGATTCCAGAGTTTTTCTGGCTGACCAATTATTTCGAAACCTTACTTTCTGCTGTAATCTGGCTTCCTTGCAACTCAGCAACAATTGCAAAAGAGTATAGAAAAGTTTTAGATAAATATGCAGATCTGACTTCATCTGTTCCAGAATTTGTAGATTGGCAGGCACACGATTTCTCAATGAGGGGGATGGGCGGAATAGAAGCGGCTCTAACTTCAGCATCTGGACACTTATTGAGTTTCACAGGTTCTGATACTATCCCAGCGATAGATTTCTTAGAAGAATATTACAAAGCCAATTCAGATCAAGAATTAGTGGCGGGTTCAGTAGCGGCAACGGAGCACTCTGTAATGTGTATGGGAACAACAGAAGGGGAGTACGAAACTTTTAAAAGACTAATTACAGAAGTATATCCAAAAGGAATTGTTTCTATTGTTTCTGATACTTGGGATTTATGGAAAGTTTTAACCGATTATTTGCCAAGATTGAGAGAAGATATTGTTTCAAGAGAAGGTAAAGTTGTAATTCGTCCTGACAGCGGTGATCCCGTTGATATTATCTGCGGAAACCCGAACGGAAAAACAGAACAGGAGAAAAAAGGCGTTATCGAATTGCTTTGGGATGTTTTTGGCGGTACGACAAATGCCAAAGGATTCAAAGAATTGGTTCCGCAAATCGGAGCTATTTACGGAGACAGTATTACCGTAGCAAGGGCCACTCAAATCTGCGAAAGATTAAAAGAAAAAGGATTTGCTTCTACAAATGTTGTTCTTGGAATAGGATCTTTCACCTATCAATACAATACCAGAGATACTTTCGGATTTGCGATGAAAGCAACCTACGGAGAAGTAAACGGAGAAGGAAGAGCGATCTTCAAAGATCCGATTACAGATGACGGAACGAAAAAATCTGCCAAAGGATTGATGAAAATCGAGTTAATCGATGGCAAGTATCACTTAAGTGATAATGTTTCTTGGGAAGAAGAAAAACAAGGTGAATTGAAGGAAGTTTTTAGAGATGGAAAACTTTTGGTTGATCAATCGCTGAGTGAAATCAGAACAAGAGTGAAAAGTGAAGTGAGCATCGAAGCTTAA
- a CDS encoding ADP-ribosylglycohydrolase family protein, translating into MENKIESGLFGLAVGDALGVPVEFKSRENLKKNPVVDMMGFMSWNQPPGTFSDDSSLAFCTAESLCKGYDIEDMAKTFVKWMQEGYWGAHHTVFDIGGTTRYSLMRVVKGESARNSGNFFEEDNGNGSLMRILPLVFYLQNEKDIEVIYKKVKEVSSITHAHFRSVFACFIYVVYCLEILKDKDKFEAYKEMQNVLSKFLEDKKYNPVEIQLFEKILKNDIWMYPENEIRASGYVLHSLEASFWCFLNSDSYEETVLKAVNLGEDTDTTGAIAGGLAGIYYGIENIPQKWIDNLVRSNDIKDLAKRLSQKI; encoded by the coding sequence ATGGAAAATAAAATAGAATCAGGTTTATTTGGATTAGCAGTTGGAGATGCTTTGGGAGTCCCAGTTGAATTTAAATCCAGAGAAAATTTAAAAAAGAATCCAGTTGTGGATATGATGGGTTTCATGTCTTGGAATCAGCCACCTGGAACATTTAGTGATGATAGTTCATTAGCATTTTGTACTGCAGAAAGTTTGTGTAAAGGATATGATATAGAAGACATGGCTAAGACTTTTGTAAAATGGATGCAGGAAGGATATTGGGGTGCTCACCATACGGTGTTTGATATTGGAGGAACTACAAGATATTCTTTAATGAGAGTTGTAAAAGGAGAGTCAGCTAGAAATTCGGGTAATTTTTTTGAGGAAGATAACGGAAATGGTTCTTTAATGCGTATTCTTCCATTAGTTTTCTATCTTCAAAACGAAAAGGATATTGAAGTCATTTATAAAAAAGTTAAAGAAGTTTCGTCAATAACACACGCACATTTCAGATCAGTATTCGCCTGTTTTATTTATGTTGTGTATTGTTTGGAGATTTTAAAAGATAAAGATAAATTCGAAGCTTATAAAGAAATGCAAAATGTTCTTTCTAAGTTTTTAGAAGATAAAAAGTATAATCCTGTCGAAATTCAGCTTTTTGAAAAGATATTGAAGAATGATATTTGGATGTACCCAGAAAATGAAATTCGCGCATCCGGTTATGTTCTACATAGTTTAGAAGCGAGCTTTTGGTGTTTTTTAAATTCTGATTCTTACGAAGAAACTGTTTTGAAAGCCGTTAATTTAGGTGAAGACACTGATACAACAGGAGCAATCGCAGGCGGATTGGCAGGAATTTATTACGGAATCGAGAATATTCCGCAAAAATGGATTGACAATTTAGTTCGATCCAATGATATTAAAGATTTAGCAAAACGATTATCACAAAAAATATAA